In one window of Gossypium arboreum isolate Shixiya-1 chromosome 4, ASM2569848v2, whole genome shotgun sequence DNA:
- the LOC128291612 gene encoding uncharacterized protein LOC128291612 has product MRNEMREQMMEAQRNIMAEMAQLLGDTDKGKAPMAITEEENEGPPPSFTPPHVSLQTEAPPRRPSTTVRPQHGPIDAGVHVNFPVGSGLNMGDNLTNPLVLDLDMVEKEDLKAEAARQLDERCRWLEEKFKALEDSLIGAAARWYNQLSRARISPWRDLAQAFMQQYNHETDMTPDRITLQNIEKKPNENFRQYAQRWREVAMQVQQPLLEKETTMLFINTLKAPFITHMIGSTTKSFADIVMAGEMIENVIRGGRIEGEVAKRSAPRRKDNEVNNTSDFNSKVVTVSQPKVATVGQQGSQKQESNTRHERMQFTPIPVTYRDLYQNLYDAHAIAPLHLKPLQPPYPKWYDANARCEYHARISGHSIENCTGFKKVVERLIKNGVLKFESTSNTENPLPNHDNQGVNAIGEASGKREKENVDEIRMPMRVIWEEMMKRGMLTSKNTKERTWDYGEFREDCEEFKALVQGFIDNKELQVYEGSSSEKQVCVLENEQQRTSRPRIIISLPGNNEMGAPTAPKLIIHTPTPFPYKDSKKVPWSYDCSVTVPGEGNIASASKDVRDKGSHTRSGKRYDMGDVRVEPTKPKNVEIKKKSEIPVNEPVREEKAKEFLKFLKHSEYSMVEQLRKQPARISVLALLVMA; this is encoded by the exons ATGCGAAATGAGATGAGGGAACAAATGATGGAAGCTCAGAGGAATATAATGGCCGAAATGGCTCAGTTACTGGGGGACACTGATAAAGGAAAGGCTCCTATGGCCATCACTGAAGAGGAAAATGAGGGTCCTCCTCCAAGTTTTACACCGCCGCATGTATCATTGCAAActgaggcacctcctagaaggccatctacTACTGTGAGGCCTCAGCATGGGCCAATTGATGCTGGTGTCCATGTGAATTTCCCGGTTGGTTCAGGGCTTAATATGGGTGACAATCTTACTAATCCTCTTGTTCTCGATCTAGATATGGTGGAAAAGGAGGATTTGAAGGCCGAAGCTGCAAGGCAATTGGATGAACGCTGCAGATGGTTAGAAGAAAAGTTCAAGGCTTTGGAAG atagtttgATAGGAGCGGCAGCcagatggtacaatcagttgagtcgGGCTAGAATAAGTCcatggagggatcttgcacaagccttcatgcaacagtacaatCATGAAACAGACATGACCCCTGACAGGATTACCCTGCAAAACATAGAGAAGAAACCTAATgagaattttaggcaatatgcacagaggtgGAGAGAGGTAGCGATGCAGGTTCAACAACCACTGTTGGAGAAGGAGACCactatgttatttattaatactcTGAAAGCCCCATTTATTACTCATATGATTGGAAGCACTACTAAAAGTTTTGCGGAcatagttatggcaggagagatgatAGAGAATGTCATAAGAGGGGGAAGAATTGAGGGGGAAGTAGCCAAAAGATCAGCCCCAAGAAGAAAAGACAACGAGGTAAACAATACAAGtgattttaattcaaaagtagtCACAGTTAGCCAGCCCAAAGTAGCCACAGTTGGGCAACAAGGCTCTCAAAAGCAGGAATCCAACACTAGGCATGAGAGGATGCAATTTACGCCTATACCTGTGACGTATAGGGATCTCTATCAAAATCTATATGATGCGCATGCTATAGCCCCTTTACATTTAAAACCATTACAACCTCCgtatcctaaatggtatgatgcaaatgccagATGTGAGTATCATGCTAGAATATCGGGCCACTCAATCGAGAATTGTACTGGATTCAAGAAAGTCGTAGAGAGGTTGATTAAGAATGGGGTTTTGAAATTTGAGAGTACCTCAAATACTGAGAATCCTTTGCCGAACCATGACAATCAGGGAGTAAATGCCATTGGTGAAGCCAGTGGAAAAAGGGAAAAGGAAAATGTTGATGAGATAAGGATGCCTATGAGGGTAATCTGGGAGGAGAtgatgaagagaggtatgttgacctctAAAAATACGAAAGAAAGAACGTGGGACTACGGTGAGTTCCGTGAAGATTGCGAGGAATTCAAGGCCTTGGTACAAGGCTTCATAGACAATAAAGAGCTACAGGTTTATGAAGGTAGCTCTAGTGAAAAGCAAGtatgtgtgctggaaaatgaacaGCAAAGAACTAGCAGACCAAGGATCATTATCTCCCTACCAGGGAATAATGAAATGGGGGCACCAACAGCGCCCAAGCTTATTATCCATACACctactcctttcccttacaaggatagcAAGAAAGTACCATGGAGTTATGACTGTAGCGTGACGGTGCCAGGAGAAGGAAACATAGCCAGCGCATCTAAAGATGTACGAGATAAAGGTTCCCATACGCGgagtgggaagcgttatgataTGGGGGACGTCAGAGTAGAGCCCACAAAACCCAAGAATGTTGAAATTAAGAAAAAGAGTGAAATACCTGTTAACGAGCCAGTGAGGGAGGAGAAagctaaggaatttctaaagttccttaagcatagtgaGTACAGTATGGTCGAGCAGTTGCGTAAGCAACCAGCACGCATATCGGTTTTAGCCTTacttgtaatggcctaa